Proteins from a genomic interval of Actinoalloteichus hymeniacidonis:
- the ftsH gene encoding ATP-dependent zinc metalloprotease FtsH: protein MDRKRLLRNPLLWIMAVLLLWLGFSALFDDTRGYEQVPTSTALEQITNGNVREAVLEDREQQLRLTLENPVNGNNQLITQFPSQATDEFTQALIDADIPGDWDTTVTQDSLLFQVLIYLIPLGLLLLLLMWMMNNAQGGGNRVMNFGKSKAKQLNKDMPQTSFSDVAGAQEAVDELYEIKDFLQAPGRYQALGAKIPKGVLLYGPPGTGKTLLARAVAGEAGVPFYSISGSDFVEMFVGVGASRVRDLFEQAKQNAPCIIFVDEIDAVGRQRGAGLGGGHDEREQTLNQLLVEMDGFDSRGGIILIAATNRPDILDPALLRPGRFDRQIPVAAPDMSGRKAILQVHAKGKPFAPDVDLVSLAKRTVGMSGADLANVINEAALLTARQNEQLITGASLEESVDRVIGGPARRSRVVSEKEKKLVAYHEGGHALAAWAMPDLEPVYKLTILPRGRTGGHALVVPEDDKELMTRSEMIGRLVFALGGRSAEELVFHEPTTGASSDIDQATKIARAMVTEYGMSARLGAVKYGKDEGDPFLGRSMGSQPNYSLEAAHEIDKEVRALIEAAHTEAWEILRTYRDILDDLVRELLEKETLQRRDLERIFAGVEKRPRITAFNDFGGRTPSDKPPIKSPGELAKERGEPWPPIVESEPTPVGEAHGGGDLPDGPPGSHEPDGLPGTGHGPGEGVPPHDPEPRTYPSTDTDPTVRRPVPQGVGPQGVNHNGVGSGPPNYGAPPGWTPATSPTGPPSSWTPSWERQSGPSWERRDEAGAVSGVNPTHDGTERINRDDLRPDRPVDDEDQSDGGGR from the coding sequence ATGGACCGTAAGCGCCTGCTCCGTAACCCGCTGCTCTGGATCATGGCAGTGCTACTGCTGTGGCTGGGGTTCAGCGCCCTGTTCGATGACACCCGTGGGTACGAGCAGGTGCCGACATCCACGGCTCTGGAACAGATCACGAACGGCAATGTCCGCGAGGCCGTGCTGGAGGACCGTGAGCAGCAGCTCCGGTTGACGCTGGAGAACCCGGTGAACGGGAACAACCAGCTCATCACCCAGTTCCCCTCGCAGGCCACCGATGAATTCACTCAGGCGCTCATCGACGCCGATATTCCCGGTGACTGGGACACCACCGTCACCCAGGACTCCCTGCTTTTCCAGGTTCTGATCTACCTCATCCCGCTGGGCCTGCTCCTGCTGCTGCTCATGTGGATGATGAACAATGCTCAGGGCGGTGGAAACCGCGTCATGAATTTCGGCAAGTCCAAGGCCAAACAGCTCAACAAGGACATGCCGCAGACCAGTTTCTCCGACGTGGCGGGCGCTCAGGAAGCGGTCGACGAGCTGTACGAGATCAAGGACTTCCTGCAGGCACCGGGCCGCTACCAGGCACTCGGCGCGAAGATCCCGAAGGGCGTCCTGCTCTACGGCCCGCCCGGCACCGGTAAGACGCTGCTGGCGCGTGCGGTCGCGGGCGAGGCGGGCGTGCCCTTCTACTCGATCTCCGGTTCCGACTTCGTCGAGATGTTCGTCGGTGTCGGTGCCTCCCGGGTTCGCGACCTGTTCGAACAGGCCAAGCAGAACGCGCCCTGCATCATCTTCGTGGATGAGATCGACGCGGTCGGCCGTCAGCGTGGCGCCGGACTCGGCGGCGGACACGATGAGCGGGAACAGACCCTCAACCAGCTGCTCGTCGAGATGGACGGCTTCGACTCGCGTGGCGGCATCATCCTGATCGCCGCCACCAACCGGCCGGACATCCTCGACCCCGCGTTGCTGCGTCCCGGCCGATTCGACCGCCAGATCCCCGTAGCGGCACCCGACATGTCGGGCCGTAAGGCGATCCTGCAGGTGCACGCGAAGGGCAAGCCGTTCGCTCCCGATGTCGACCTGGTCTCGCTGGCCAAGCGCACCGTGGGTATGTCCGGCGCCGACCTGGCCAACGTGATCAACGAGGCCGCGCTGCTCACCGCACGCCAGAACGAGCAGCTCATCACTGGTGCCTCGCTGGAGGAGTCCGTCGACCGGGTCATCGGTGGGCCCGCCCGCCGGAGCCGCGTCGTCTCCGAGAAGGAGAAGAAGCTCGTCGCCTACCACGAGGGCGGTCACGCGCTCGCGGCGTGGGCGATGCCCGACCTGGAGCCGGTCTACAAGCTCACGATTCTGCCGCGAGGCCGCACCGGTGGTCACGCCCTGGTCGTCCCGGAGGACGACAAGGAGCTGATGACCCGCTCGGAGATGATCGGCCGGTTGGTGTTCGCACTCGGCGGTCGTTCGGCCGAGGAGTTGGTCTTCCACGAGCCCACCACGGGCGCGTCCTCCGACATCGACCAGGCGACGAAGATCGCCAGGGCGATGGTCACCGAGTACGGCATGAGCGCGCGACTCGGCGCGGTGAAGTACGGCAAGGACGAGGGCGACCCCTTCCTCGGTCGTTCGATGGGCAGCCAGCCCAACTACTCGTTGGAAGCGGCCCACGAGATCGACAAGGAGGTGCGCGCGCTCATCGAGGCGGCGCACACCGAGGCGTGGGAGATCCTGCGGACCTACCGGGACATCCTCGACGACCTGGTGCGGGAGCTGCTCGAGAAGGAGACGCTCCAGCGGCGCGACCTCGAGCGGATCTTCGCAGGCGTGGAGAAGCGGCCCCGGATCACCGCGTTCAACGACTTCGGTGGTCGCACCCCGTCGGACAAGCCGCCGATCAAGAGCCCCGGTGAGCTGGCCAAGGAGCGCGGCGAGCCGTGGCCGCCGATCGTCGAGTCCGAGCCGACCCCGGTCGGTGAGGCGCACGGCGGTGGCGATCTGCCCGACGGACCGCCCGGATCGCATGAGCCCGACGGATTGCCCGGCACGGGCCACGGGCCGGGCGAGGGTGTGCCCCCGCACGACCCGGAGCCGCGTACCTATCCTTCGACGGACACCGACCCGACTGTTCGCAGGCCCGTTCCGCAGGGTGTCGGCCCGCAGGGCGTGAATCACAATGGCGTGGGTTCTGGCCCGCCGAACTACGGTGCGCCGCCCGGATGGACCCCTGCGACGTCGCCCACCGGACCGCCGAGTTCGTGGACCCCGTCGTGGGAGCGTCAGTCCGGCCCGTCGTGGGAACGTCGTGACGAGGCAGGCGCTGTCTCGGGTGTGAACCCGACACACGATGGGACGGAACGGATCAACCGGGATGATTTGAGGCCGGACCGTCCGGTCGACGACGAGGACCAGTCAGACGGTGGTGGTCGCTGA
- the hpt gene encoding hypoxanthine phosphoribosyltransferase codes for MYDGDIASVLISEQQIRDKVTELAAEVAAAYQEAESDLLLVGVLKGAVMFMTDLARELPIPTQLEFMAVSSYGSGTSSSGVVRILKDLDRDIAGRDVLIVEDVIDSGLTLSWLLKNLASRNPKSLEVCTLLRKPDAVQVDVPVRFVGYDIPNEFVVGYGLDYAERYRDLPYVGTLEPRVYSS; via the coding sequence GTGTACGACGGCGACATCGCTTCCGTGCTGATCAGCGAGCAGCAGATCAGGGACAAGGTCACCGAATTGGCTGCCGAGGTCGCGGCCGCTTACCAAGAAGCGGAATCCGATCTCCTCTTGGTGGGCGTTCTCAAGGGTGCGGTGATGTTCATGACCGACCTGGCCCGTGAGCTGCCGATCCCCACCCAGCTCGAGTTCATGGCGGTGAGTTCCTATGGGTCGGGAACCTCGTCGTCCGGGGTGGTACGCATTCTCAAGGACCTCGACCGGGACATCGCGGGCCGCGACGTGCTGATCGTCGAGGACGTCATCGACTCCGGGCTCACCCTGTCGTGGCTGCTGAAGAACCTCGCCTCGCGTAACCCGAAGTCGTTGGAGGTGTGCACGCTGCTGCGCAAGCCCGACGCCGTTCAGGTGGACGTCCCCGTGCGCTTCGTCGGTTACGACATCCCCAACGAGTTCGTCGTCGGTTACGGCTTGGACTACGCCGAGCGGTACCGGGATCTGCCCTACGTCGGCACCCTCGAACCCCGGGTCTACTCGAGCTGA
- the tilS gene encoding tRNA lysidine(34) synthetase TilS, giving the protein MTALPPAEPAIEPGVALDEVRAAVRRLLTGPAAETLDRVGSIAVACSGGADSLALAGGLVQAARRPGLAVHGLVVDHGLQPDSAAVAATAADQLDALGCARVRVLGVTVAGDGGLEAAARRARYDALSTAREHPEQLVLLGHTRDDQAETVLLGLGRGSGPRSIAGMRPLDPPWARPLLECTRATTEAACVALGVTPWRDPHNSARRFTRARLRHEVLPLLEDVLQGGVASALARTAEQLRADLSALDEWSDRALAAARDESHPDELRAGYLADLPAAIRSRVLRSWLRAMGVRDLSSRHLQAVDELASRWRGQGGVWLPGGLVAARAHGRLALQAPD; this is encoded by the coding sequence ATGACCGCGTTGCCGCCCGCCGAACCCGCTATCGAACCCGGTGTCGCCCTCGACGAGGTGCGCGCTGCGGTGCGCAGGCTGCTGACCGGACCGGCGGCCGAGACTCTCGATCGGGTCGGCAGCATCGCGGTGGCCTGTTCGGGCGGCGCTGACTCGCTCGCGCTGGCGGGCGGCCTCGTCCAAGCCGCCCGCAGGCCCGGCCTAGCTGTGCACGGACTGGTAGTCGATCACGGTCTGCAACCGGACTCGGCCGCCGTCGCCGCTACCGCCGCCGATCAACTCGATGCCCTCGGGTGCGCGCGGGTCCGGGTGCTCGGCGTCACGGTCGCGGGCGACGGTGGCTTGGAGGCGGCGGCGCGGCGGGCCCGATACGACGCGCTGTCCACAGCACGGGAGCACCCCGAGCAACTCGTCCTGCTCGGTCATACCCGCGACGACCAGGCCGAGACCGTGTTGCTCGGCCTTGGCCGGGGATCGGGCCCGCGTTCGATCGCAGGCATGCGTCCACTGGATCCGCCCTGGGCTCGGCCACTGCTGGAGTGCACCCGAGCCACCACGGAGGCGGCCTGTGTCGCCCTCGGGGTGACGCCGTGGCGGGATCCGCACAACAGCGCGCGCCGATTCACCAGGGCTCGGCTCCGACACGAGGTGTTGCCGCTGTTGGAGGACGTGTTGCAGGGCGGGGTGGCCTCGGCGCTGGCCAGGACTGCCGAGCAGTTGCGGGCCGATCTGTCCGCGCTCGACGAGTGGTCGGATCGAGCGTTGGCGGCCGCGCGTGACGAGTCTCACCCCGACGAGTTGCGGGCCGGGTATCTGGCCGATCTGCCCGCCGCCATTCGGTCCAGGGTGCTCCGTTCCTGGCTACGGGCGATGGGTGTCCGAGACCTGTCCTCCCGGCATCTCCAGGCCGTCGACGAGTTGGCCTCCCGATGGCGCGGACAGGGCGGTGTGTGGCTGCCGGGTGGGTTGGTGGCCGCGCGGGCGCATGGCAGGCTTGCGCTCCAGGCGCCGGACTGA
- a CDS encoding zinc-dependent metalloprotease — translation MKPDSSVQELEATADRVPIAWSVAASTAQRLMRPGPVLPLAEAEATVARLRDFSVSAEAHVREVTGLGAGLPLYSGEVVDRPGWAQAAVVGLAALMDDALAGDDPSTLLGGVAAGSAGVQTGVVLAYLGSRVLGQYDPFGGEDGSGHLLLVAPNVVAARQALDVPAEDFEMWVCLHEATHRLQFNAVPWLRDHFASEVGSLLSSMDDTLAQVVVRLPELVRSARRRGAEGEPVGLMELLQSPEQRVRLDRLIALSTLLEGHADHVMDAAGPSVVPSVRRIRARFTARRRGGGVLDRVLRSVLGVEAKVRQYADGAQFTEQVVDAVGMAGFNEVWRSPETLPSRAEISRPSDWLDRVHG, via the coding sequence GTGAAGCCCGACTCGAGCGTGCAGGAGCTGGAAGCGACAGCAGACCGAGTCCCGATCGCGTGGAGCGTGGCGGCGTCGACCGCGCAACGGCTGATGCGACCGGGACCGGTACTGCCGCTGGCGGAGGCCGAGGCCACCGTGGCCAGGCTGCGCGACTTCAGCGTGAGCGCCGAGGCGCACGTGCGTGAGGTCACCGGTCTCGGCGCCGGCCTCCCGCTGTACAGCGGGGAGGTCGTCGACCGGCCGGGTTGGGCGCAGGCGGCAGTTGTCGGCCTGGCCGCGTTGATGGATGACGCACTGGCCGGTGACGACCCGTCGACCCTGCTCGGCGGCGTCGCCGCAGGCAGCGCGGGCGTGCAGACGGGTGTGGTGCTCGCCTACCTCGGGAGCCGGGTCCTCGGCCAGTACGACCCCTTCGGCGGCGAGGATGGCTCGGGTCACCTGTTGTTGGTGGCGCCGAACGTGGTCGCCGCCCGTCAGGCCCTCGATGTGCCAGCCGAGGATTTCGAGATGTGGGTCTGCCTGCATGAGGCGACCCACCGGCTGCAGTTCAACGCCGTTCCCTGGTTGCGTGATCATTTCGCAAGCGAGGTCGGCAGTCTGCTCAGCTCGATGGACGACACCCTCGCCCAGGTGGTCGTCCGGCTGCCGGAGCTGGTCCGCTCCGCGCGGCGCCGTGGCGCCGAGGGTGAGCCGGTCGGGTTGATGGAACTACTGCAGTCTCCGGAACAACGCGTCCGCCTCGATCGGCTGATCGCGCTCTCCACGCTTCTGGAGGGCCACGCCGATCACGTGATGGATGCGGCGGGCCCGTCCGTGGTGCCATCGGTACGCCGAATCCGGGCCAGGTTCACCGCTCGCCGACGCGGTGGCGGTGTACTGGATCGGGTGCTGCGGTCGGTGCTCGGGGTCGAGGCGAAGGTGCGCCAGTACGCCGATGGCGCGCAGTTCACCGAACAGGTCGTCGATGCCGTGGGCATGGCGGGTTTCAACGAGGTCTGGCGTTCTCCCGAGACCCTGCCCAGCCGTGCCGAGATCAGCCGACCATCGGACTGGCTGGACCGGGTCCACGGTTAG
- the dacB gene encoding D-alanyl-D-alanine carboxypeptidase/D-alanyl-D-alanine endopeptidase: MPTGDPARQPAQPKAEPAGQRDQVRRDSGPDGSETPRSATGLRGALSGSLTASEGSRPPDSMRPAPASAQRPGPGQQGQQRYPQQNLQQPPSQQRQQHQPPQQQWPQQGASGPGSRPQPPAANRPPANWAPQDRPSQQSMGVPPRISSGTISSTVGGGSMTQNEPAATTGDQETVALTRPPTALSGDLSPRSSGTVFESAEPPAAASGGEPPEDPPSAPKAAKPPRKRRGLLIGALAVVVVVALGATAVFTIEPVGRVFGIGPSAVPTEPAPDPIDPDFALIPVDHVSAGPTEAGLASALQPSVTAAEVGTLHAVIVDPGTGQSLWGNEADVPATPASTTKILTSAAALLTFPADHTFTTTVVAGPTPGSVILVGGGDPSLTAVPEGTDTLYASNPARISDLAAQVRENAGDIAITEVLVDASRYTGQAIADGWDASDAPSSYGGFIEPLMLDGGRSDPLNDLSQRVGDPALEAGNALAAELGATSVSAVDEAGSPADGEVLGEISSLPLVDLIEAMMLLSDNVAAEMLAREVAIERGAEPSFAGGAASIIEVLGENGFDISQLELSDASGLSNQNLITPNLLGDVLSLAAHPADESDTAVSQQLRPMLTGLAVAGASGKLTDRYPAGASAGRGWVRAKTGSLTAVNGLAGVVTDRDGKLMAFALLSSGTNATVARPALDEVTSALRECGCR; the protein is encoded by the coding sequence ATGCCTACGGGCGATCCGGCCCGGCAGCCTGCGCAGCCCAAGGCCGAACCGGCGGGTCAGCGCGACCAAGTCAGGCGGGACAGCGGGCCCGATGGCTCGGAGACCCCGCGCTCGGCGACCGGGCTGCGGGGTGCCCTGTCCGGCAGCCTCACCGCTTCAGAAGGCAGCAGGCCGCCGGATTCGATGCGCCCCGCGCCTGCGTCGGCACAGCGACCGGGTCCGGGACAGCAGGGCCAGCAGCGGTACCCGCAGCAGAACCTTCAGCAGCCGCCGTCTCAACAGCGGCAGCAGCATCAGCCACCACAGCAGCAATGGCCGCAACAGGGCGCGTCGGGACCAGGTTCGCGCCCGCAGCCGCCCGCCGCGAATCGCCCGCCAGCCAATTGGGCGCCGCAGGATCGGCCGAGTCAGCAGTCGATGGGCGTTCCGCCGAGGATCTCGTCCGGAACGATCAGCTCGACCGTGGGCGGCGGGTCGATGACCCAGAACGAACCGGCCGCCACCACCGGCGACCAGGAGACCGTGGCGCTCACCCGGCCACCCACCGCCTTGTCCGGAGACCTCTCGCCGCGTTCCAGCGGCACGGTCTTCGAATCCGCCGAACCACCGGCCGCCGCATCCGGTGGTGAACCGCCCGAGGACCCGCCGTCTGCTCCGAAGGCAGCCAAGCCGCCACGCAAGCGGCGTGGATTGCTCATCGGTGCGTTGGCGGTCGTCGTGGTGGTCGCGCTCGGTGCCACCGCCGTCTTCACCATCGAACCCGTCGGCCGGGTCTTCGGTATCGGACCCTCCGCCGTGCCCACGGAGCCCGCTCCGGACCCGATCGATCCTGACTTCGCACTCATCCCGGTGGACCACGTCTCGGCGGGCCCGACCGAAGCCGGGCTGGCCTCGGCACTGCAACCCTCGGTGACCGCGGCGGAGGTCGGCACGCTGCACGCCGTCATCGTCGACCCGGGCACCGGACAGTCCTTGTGGGGCAACGAGGCCGACGTGCCCGCGACCCCGGCATCGACCACGAAGATCCTCACCTCGGCGGCTGCACTGCTGACGTTCCCCGCCGACCACACCTTCACCACCACGGTCGTCGCCGGTCCCACACCCGGCTCGGTGATCCTGGTGGGCGGCGGCGATCCCTCACTGACGGCCGTCCCCGAAGGGACGGACACCCTCTACGCATCCAACCCGGCCCGGATCTCCGATCTCGCCGCACAGGTGCGCGAGAACGCGGGTGACATCGCCATCACCGAGGTGCTGGTGGACGCGAGCCGTTACACCGGTCAGGCCATCGCGGACGGGTGGGATGCCAGCGATGCCCCATCGAGCTACGGCGGATTCATCGAGCCGCTGATGCTGGACGGCGGCCGGTCCGACCCGCTCAACGACCTCTCGCAGCGAGTCGGCGATCCTGCGTTGGAGGCGGGCAACGCCCTGGCCGCAGAACTCGGTGCGACCAGCGTCTCCGCCGTCGACGAGGCAGGCAGCCCGGCGGACGGCGAGGTGCTTGGCGAGATCAGCTCGCTGCCGTTGGTCGATCTGATCGAGGCCATGATGCTGCTCTCGGACAACGTCGCCGCCGAGATGCTGGCCAGGGAGGTCGCCATCGAGCGCGGCGCGGAACCGTCCTTCGCGGGCGGCGCCGCCTCGATCATCGAGGTCCTCGGTGAGAACGGCTTCGACATCTCGCAGCTGGAGCTCTCCGATGCCAGCGGCCTGAGCAACCAGAACCTCATCACGCCGAACCTGCTGGGGGATGTGCTCTCCCTCGCCGCCCATCCGGCGGACGAGTCGGACACCGCCGTCTCCCAACAGCTGCGGCCGATGCTCACCGGCCTGGCGGTGGCCGGGGCCAGTGGGAAACTCACCGATCGCTATCCGGCGGGCGCCTCTGCGGGGCGCGGTTGGGTGCGGGCCAAAACCGGCAGTCTTACCGCGGTGAACGGCCTGGCAGGAGTGGTCACCGACCGGGACGGGAAGCTGATGGCGTTCGCGCTGTTGTCGAGCGGAACGAACGCCACGGTGGCTCGCCCAGCGCTGGACGAGGTCACCAGCGCGCTGCGCGAGTGCGGATGTCGGTAG
- a CDS encoding inorganic diphosphatase produces the protein MEFDVTIEIPKGERNKYEMDHETGRIRLDRTLFTATQYPADYGFIEHTLGEDGDPLDAMVIVQEPTFPGCLIRARAIGMFRMRDEKGGDDKVLCVPAEDPRSEHLRDIHHLAEFYRMEIQHFFSVYKELEPGKSVEGATWVGRTDAQIEIERSYQRAIDTGYYEGKHESPKV, from the coding sequence GTGGAGTTCGACGTCACCATCGAGATCCCCAAAGGGGAGCGGAACAAGTACGAGATGGACCACGAGACCGGACGAATCCGCCTCGATCGGACGCTCTTCACCGCGACCCAGTATCCCGCCGACTACGGCTTCATCGAACACACGCTCGGCGAGGACGGCGACCCGCTCGACGCGATGGTGATCGTCCAAGAGCCTACGTTCCCCGGCTGCTTGATCCGGGCTCGAGCCATCGGCATGTTCCGAATGCGCGACGAGAAGGGTGGCGACGACAAGGTCCTGTGCGTACCAGCTGAGGATCCCAGGTCGGAGCACCTGCGCGATATCCACCATCTGGCTGAGTTCTACCGGATGGAGATCCAGCACTTCTTCAGCGTCTACAAGGAGCTGGAGCCCGGTAAGAGCGTCGAAGGCGCGACCTGGGTCGGCCGTACCGACGCCCAGATCGAGATCGAGCGCTCCTACCAGCGTGCGATCGACACCGGGTACTACGAGGGCAAGCACGAGTCGCCCAAGGTCTGA
- a CDS encoding MDR family MFS transporter: protein MSEALAPPGQVAKSGDGGLSHRQILTVLSGLMMGMFLAALDQTIVASAMRVIADELHGQTAQAWATTAYLITATITTPLYGKLSDIYGRKPLYLTAIGLFLVGSVLCGIAGSIYELAAYRAIQGLGAGGLMSLAMTIIADMVAPRQRARYQGYILAVFGVSSVLGPVVGGFFAGQESLLGVAGWRWVFLVNVPVALIALVVVAKVLNLPHNRVNHRVDYWGAAALVLALVPLLIVAEQGREWGWGAGISMLMYAIGAVGVVLFVLVERRMGDEALLPPRLFRSGTFRLGNLMSFIIGLGMFGGMVSLPLYLQIVKSQSPTQAGLLMLPLTFGIMTTTFVVGKLIAKTGRIKVFPVLGAGVMAAALFLFSTIDADTPMVLLGALMVLFGSGLGLSMQTVTLLVQNDAPPADNGSATAAVTFFRQTGGTAGTAVFLSILFSVLAGRIADAFTSAADDPAFNAALQDPAVLADPANQGFLENLQGSGSELDLNDTSFLTTIDPRLAAPVLDGFASAMSTVFLVGGLVMLVAFLLSWFVPDVELGNQSGIQRMQAERAAADRAADSESSATRHADSVHAEDAGDPEGAVERPRASTIGASGSGDRSPDDA, encoded by the coding sequence ATGTCAGAGGCGCTGGCCCCACCGGGGCAGGTAGCCAAGTCCGGTGACGGGGGGCTGAGTCACCGGCAGATTCTCACCGTGCTCTCCGGCCTGATGATGGGTATGTTCCTGGCCGCTCTGGACCAGACCATCGTCGCGTCGGCCATGCGCGTCATCGCCGACGAGCTGCATGGACAGACCGCCCAGGCCTGGGCGACCACCGCCTACCTGATCACGGCGACGATCACGACGCCGCTCTACGGCAAGTTGTCCGACATCTACGGGCGAAAGCCGCTCTATCTGACCGCCATCGGCTTGTTCCTCGTCGGCTCCGTGCTCTGCGGAATCGCGGGATCGATCTACGAACTCGCCGCCTACCGAGCCATTCAGGGACTCGGTGCGGGCGGATTGATGTCGCTGGCGATGACGATCATCGCCGATATGGTCGCGCCGAGGCAGCGGGCGCGCTACCAGGGCTACATCCTGGCCGTCTTCGGTGTCTCCAGCGTGCTCGGCCCGGTCGTGGGCGGCTTCTTCGCAGGCCAGGAGAGCCTGCTGGGTGTCGCTGGTTGGCGGTGGGTGTTCCTGGTGAACGTGCCGGTGGCCCTCATCGCGTTGGTCGTGGTGGCCAAGGTGCTCAACCTGCCGCACAACCGGGTCAACCATCGGGTCGACTACTGGGGCGCCGCCGCCCTGGTGCTGGCGCTGGTCCCGCTGTTGATCGTGGCCGAGCAGGGGCGCGAATGGGGCTGGGGTGCGGGCATCTCGATGCTCATGTACGCGATCGGTGCCGTCGGCGTCGTGCTGTTCGTGCTGGTGGAACGGCGGATGGGCGACGAGGCACTGTTGCCGCCGAGGTTGTTCCGCAGCGGAACCTTCCGTCTCGGCAACCTGATGAGCTTCATCATCGGCCTGGGGATGTTCGGCGGCATGGTCTCGTTGCCGCTGTATCTGCAGATCGTCAAGAGCCAGTCCCCGACCCAGGCCGGGTTGCTGATGCTCCCGCTGACCTTCGGCATCATGACCACGACGTTCGTCGTCGGCAAACTGATCGCCAAGACCGGGCGGATCAAGGTTTTCCCGGTGCTCGGCGCGGGGGTGATGGCGGCGGCGCTGTTCCTCTTCAGCACCATCGACGCCGACACACCGATGGTGCTGCTCGGCGCGCTGATGGTGTTGTTCGGTAGCGGACTGGGCCTGTCGATGCAGACCGTGACCCTATTGGTGCAGAACGATGCGCCACCGGCCGACAACGGGTCCGCGACCGCCGCCGTGACCTTCTTCCGGCAGACCGGTGGCACGGCAGGCACCGCGGTGTTCCTGTCCATCCTGTTCTCGGTGTTGGCCGGGCGGATCGCCGACGCGTTCACCTCGGCCGCCGACGACCCGGCGTTCAACGCGGCACTGCAGGACCCGGCGGTGCTGGCCGACCCGGCCAACCAGGGATTCCTGGAGAATCTCCAGGGCAGCGGATCCGAGCTGGACCTGAACGACACCTCGTTCTTGACCACCATCGATCCACGGTTGGCGGCTCCGGTGCTCGACGGGTTCGCGAGCGCGATGAGCACCGTCTTCCTCGTGGGTGGACTGGTGATGCTCGTGGCATTCCTGCTCAGCTGGTTCGTTCCGGATGTCGAACTCGGCAACCAGTCCGGCATCCAGCGGATGCAGGCGGAACGGGCGGCAGCGGATCGTGCCGCTGACTCCGAGTCATCGGCGACCCGGCATGCGGACTCGGTGCATGCCGAGGACGCGGGCGACCCAGAGGGGGCGGTCGAAAGACCGAGGGCGTCGACTATCGGCGCAAGCGGTTCCGGTGACCGCAGTCCGGACGATGCCTGA
- a CDS encoding MarR family winged helix-turn-helix transcriptional regulator, translating into MTQATGESMDAAAASRPEALEAKAVEVEAVGQAIARVVRMSNCATAHAGRLGVPSGWEKATYLVLFHLEAGARRSGSVAEALHLDPSTISRQVATLVKSGLVERTIDPEDGRASLLSITEQGRSILAAHRATRRELIDRMITDWPSRDRQDLARLLTRLADALETKLPAYVADVIQARHEGES; encoded by the coding sequence ATGACGCAAGCAACAGGAGAGTCCATGGACGCCGCTGCCGCCTCCCGGCCGGAGGCTCTCGAAGCCAAGGCTGTCGAGGTGGAGGCCGTCGGGCAGGCCATCGCCCGCGTGGTTCGGATGTCCAACTGCGCGACGGCTCATGCAGGCCGACTCGGAGTGCCGTCAGGGTGGGAGAAGGCGACCTATCTGGTGCTCTTCCATCTCGAGGCGGGCGCCCGACGCTCGGGCTCGGTCGCCGAGGCCCTGCACCTCGATCCATCCACGATCAGCAGGCAGGTCGCCACGCTGGTTAAATCCGGATTGGTCGAGCGGACGATCGACCCCGAGGACGGCCGTGCCAGCCTTCTGTCGATCACCGAGCAGGGGCGATCGATACTCGCCGCGCATCGGGCCACCCGTCGAGAACTCATCGACCGGATGATCACGGACTGGCCATCGCGGGACCGGCAGGACCTGGCTCGCCTGTTAACCCGACTAGCGGACGCTTTGGAGACCAAGCTCCCCGCCTACGTCGCGGACGTCATCCAGGCTCGTCATGAAGGGGAATCCTGA